In Aedes albopictus strain Foshan chromosome 3, AalbF5, whole genome shotgun sequence, the following are encoded in one genomic region:
- the LOC109425056 gene encoding uncharacterized protein LOC109425056 codes for MGCGSESGRYFAEQSPTARRLLLTPLPHVLFRFRQFPVAVSGDIKEMFHQVGIIESDRHSQRFLWRDNPEQTPQIFAIDVAIFGAACSPSSAQFVKNKNAQEHASRFPKASEDIVKCHYVDDYLGSYETIDEAKEVAEGVKVVHSKGGFEIRNWLSNSQAVVEHLGGDPANGTKELISKGNGNTERVFGMLWQSAADELRFSTTFRREIVQLVDCEVRPTKRQMLKCIMSLFDPLGLLASFLVHGKIMMQEVWKTKIQWDERVDDHIYDRWKKWIALFSKIEDLQVPRCYFQHANANMYSALQLHIFVDASEDAYSAVGYFRVEAPDKSVLCTLVAAKTKVAPIHHVTVPRLELMAAVLGSRLAAFISEGHSIPIKRRIFWSDSRTTLAWIGSEHRRYRQFVACRIGEILSSTTTSEWRWVPSKLNVADEATKWGRGPCFDVHSRWYQGPDFLYQNEQSWPQPDQRITTTEEEIRPCYVHQILTMPLLQFERFSKWDRLLRTVAYVGRFVSTCRRRIEGHYTAKRLTQPELQDAEILLWRMVQLEAYADELAIIRKNEELSVDERMSLEKDSILFKLTPVLDEHGILRVDGRIGSLQVVPVDMKWPIILPRHHRVTFLIVDDYHRKYLHANSETIVNELRQRFYIPRLRVIVKTGKSLPGLQN; via the coding sequence ATGGGATGCGGCAGCGAAAGTGGCCGGTATTTCGCTGAACAGTCTCCTACTGCCAGGAGACTGTTGTTAACTCCATTACCCCATGTCCTGTTCCGTTTCCGACAATTTCCGGTGGCCGTCTCTGGTGACATCAAAGAGATGTTTCACCAGGTCGGTATCATTGAGTCCGATCGGCATTCGCAGCGTTTCTTGTGGCGCGACAACCCCGAACAAACTCCGCAAATCTTTGCGATTGACGTCGCCATTTTTGGTGCCGCGTGCTCACCGTCATCCGCGCAATTTGTAAAAAACAAAAATGCGCAAGAGCATGCATCACGATTTCCCAAGGCATCGGAAGATATAGTAAAGTGCCATTACGTGGACGATTACCTTGGGAGCTACGAGACCATCGATGAAGCCAAAGAAGTCGCCGAAGGCGTGAAGGTGGTGCATTCCAAAGGAGGATTTGAGATCCGAAATTGGCTATCAAATAGTCAAGCTGTCGTGGAACATTTGGGCGGAGATCCAGCGAACGGGACGAAGGAGCTAATTTCGAAGGGAAACGGCAATACGGAGCGTGTTTTCGGAATGCTCTGGCAATCGGCAGCGGACGAATTGCGATTTTCAACGACATTCCGTAGAGAAATCGTGCAACTAGTCGACTGCGAAGTTAGGCCAACAAAACGACAGATGTTGAAGTGCATCATGAGTCTCTTTGACCCGCTAGGCCTGCTAGCATCGTTCTTGGTGCATGGCAAAATAATGATGCAGGAGGTATGGAAAACGAAAATTCAATGGGACGAGCGAGTTGACGACCACATCTACGACCGTTGGAAGAAATGGATCGCTCTATTTAGCAAGATCGAGGACCTCCAAGTGCCACGTTGCTACTTCCAGCACGCTAACGCCAACATGTACTCGGCACTCCAACTCCACATATTTGTTGACGCAAGTGAAGACGCGTACTCGGCGGTTGGATATTTCCGTGTAGAGGCTCCCGACAAGAGCGTTCTTTGCACGTTAGTAGCAGCAAAAACAAAGGTTGCACCGATACACCACGTCACTGTCCCGCGACTGGAATTGATGGCGGCGGTGTTAGGAAGCAGACTAGCAGCCTTCATTTCTGAAGGCCATTCGATACCGATCAAACGAAGAATCTTCTGGTCTGATTCGCGAACCACTCTCGCTTGGATCGGATCAGAACACCGACGTTATCGACAGTTTGTCGCATGCAGGATTGGCGAAATACTATCATCGACAACCACGAGCGAATGGAGATGGGTGCCGAGTAAACTCAATGTCGCCGACGAAGCTACCAAGTGGGGCAGAGGACCCTGCTTCGACGTTCACAGCCGCTGGTACCAAGGACCTGATTTTTTGTACCAAAATGAACAGTCTTGGCCTCAGCCGGACCAGAGGATCACTACCACCGAAGAGGAAATACGACCGTGCTATGTTCATCAAATACTCACGATGCCGCTATTACAATTCGAACGGTTTTCCAAGTGGGATCGTTTGTTACGGACAGTAGCATACGTCGGACGTTTCGTGAGCACGTGCAGGAGACGCATTGAAGGGCATTATACAGCCAAGAGACTGACACAACCAGAACTGCAGGACGCTGAAATATTGTTATGGAGAATGGTGCAATTGGAAGCATATGCGGACGAGTTGGCCATTATCAGGAAGAACGAAGAGTTGTCCGTCGACGAACGAATGTCACTGGAGAAAGACAGCATTCTTTTCAAACTAACTCCGGTACTGGATGAGCATGGAATACTCCGTGTGGACGGCCGCATAGGTTCATTACAAGTAGTACCAGTGGACATGAAATGGCCTATCATTCTACCCAGACACCATCGTGTAACATTCTTGATTGTAGACGACTATCACCGTAAGTATCTTCACGCTAACTCTGAGACGATCGTGAATGAGCTGCGGCAGCGTTTTTACATTCCACGGCTGCGTGTGATTGTGAAAACTGGCAAATCTTTGCCAGGTTTGCAAAATTAA